From Homalodisca vitripennis isolate AUS2020 chromosome 1, UT_GWSS_2.1, whole genome shotgun sequence, the proteins below share one genomic window:
- the LOC124354236 gene encoding gustatory receptor for sugar taste 64f-like, with amino-acid sequence MVLGQKDRSNRMLIDDAAQKEGSEVDDDYPSISKQLRRYFSIAHWCLLFPVDGVTKEDGHDVRFSWTSNATIFSLLSLVISSFSFLAVVSQVLKDNVNYYRYANSLISSLVSVLLKVVFLMQARHWPAMIKQWASVERKLKPLFEDLSKHEKSVGDYNMIMNVYLAATLILIVTHYLLSLELALQCSESFFEVFNLTIAEAYFDMYSATSFSLWKAIIPTVLHVQERLIWMLMDLYVILLSRSICSYFVRINQRLIKVQHKSMPTSFWLFMRESYNSVTFLTKQLDSHLAWMNLYCFGSPLFFITSAILETFSAKSVLKGVADLYKLVYVIGRFIITSHSASALHDESKVPVQILFSVPAESYNTEVARFQTQTLHCDTALTGCNYFSITRSFMLTVAGTIVTYEVILLQFGSVEFYYRAKNMTEACNILLTTIYSGDSRIASN; translated from the coding sequence ATGGTTCTAGGCCAAAAAGATAGAAGTAATCGTATGTTAATAGATGACGCAGCCCAGAAAGAGGGCAGTGAAGTAGATGACGACTATCCTTCTATTAGCAAGCAACTCAGAAGATACTTTTCGATTGCTCACTGGTGTTTACTTTTTCCTGTGGATGGTGTTACTAAAGAAGATGGGCATGATGTAAGATTTTCATGGACAAGTAATGCTACTATATTTAGTTTGTTGTCACTGGTTATATCGTCGTTTTCATTTTTGGCAGTTGTCTCTCAAGTTTTAAAGGACAACGTAAACTACTATAGGTATGCGAACAGTCTCATTAGTTCCCTGGTTTCGGTATTGCTAAAAGTTGTGTTCCTAATGCAAGCCCGACATTGGCCAGCTATGATCAAGCAATGGGCTTCGGTGGAACGGAAATTAAAGCCTTTGTTTGAAGATTTGTCCAAACACGAGAAGTCTGTAGGTGATTATAATATGATAATGAACGTTTACTTGGCTGCTACTCTTATACTTATAGTGACACATTATCTTCTTAGCCTAGAGCTAGCATTGCAATGCAGTGAatctttttttgaagtttttaatttaacaattgcAGAAGCCTATTTTGATATGTACTCCGCCACGTCTTTCTCCTTGTGGAAGGCGATTATTCCCACGGTACTTCATGTTCAGGAAAGGCTCATTTGGATGCTCATGGACCTCTATGTGATCTTGTTGTCCAGATCGATCTGTTCCTACTTCGTCCGGATCAACCAGAGATTGATCAAAGTCCAACACAAAAGTATGCCGACAAGTTTCTGGCTGTTCATGAGAGAGAGCTACAACAGTGTGACCTTCTTGACTAAACAACTTGACAGTCACTTGGCTTGGATGAATCTTTACTGCTTTGGGTCACCGCTGTTTTTCATAACCTCAGCGATACTGGAGACATTTTCAGCCAAGAGCGTTCTTAAGGGCGTGGCAGATCTGTACAAATTGGTTTATGTGATCGGTCGCTTCATCATAACCTCACACTCAGCATCTGCCTTGCACGACGAGAGCAAGGTTCCTGTACAGATCCTCTTCTCTGTGCCTGCCGAGTCCTACAACACAGAGGTGGCAAGATTCCAGACACAAACCTTACACTGTGATACCGCACTCACTGgctgtaattatttttctatcaCAAGATCCTTCATGTTGACTGTAGCTGGAACTATTGTCACTTATGAAGTAATATTACTGCAATTTGGGTCAGTTGAATTTTACTATAGAGCTAAAAATATGACTGAAGCGTGCAACATCTTACTAACGACTATATATTCTGGAGATAGTCGTATTGCgtccaattaa